In Macaca thibetana thibetana isolate TM-01 chromosome 8, ASM2454274v1, whole genome shotgun sequence, one DNA window encodes the following:
- the GFUS gene encoding GDP-L-fucose synthase has translation MGEPQGSMRILVTGGSGLVGKAIQKVVADGAGLPGEDWVFVSSKDADLTDAAQTRALFEKVRPTHVIHLAAMVGGLFRNIKYNLDFWRKNVHINDNVLHSAFEVGACKVVSCLSTCIFPDKTTYPIDETMIHNGPPHSSNFGYSYAKRMIDVQNRAYFQQYGCTFTAVIPTNVFGPHDNFNIEDGHVLPGLIHKVHLAKSSSSALTVWGTGKPRRQFIYSLDLAQLFIWVLREYNEVEPIILSVGEEDEVSIKEAAEAVVEAMDFHGEVTFDTSKSDGQFKKTASNSKLRTYLPDFRFTPFKQAVKETCAWFTDNYEQARK, from the exons ATGGGTGAACCCCAGGGGTCCATGCGGATTCTAGTGACAGGGGGCTCTGGGCTGGTAGGCAAAGCCATCCAGAAGGTGGTAGCAGATGGAGCTGGACTTCCTGGAGAGGACTGggtgtttgtctcctccaaagaCGCCGATCTCAC GGATGCAGCACAGACCCGCGCCCTGTTTGAGAAGGTCCGACCCACGCATGTCATCCATCTTGCTGCAATGGTGGGGGGTCTGTTCCGGAATATCAAATACAATTTGGACTTCTGG AGGAAAAATGTGCACATCAACGACAACGTCCTGCACTCGGCCTTCGAGGTGGGCGCCTGCAAGGTGGTGTCCTGCCTGTCCACCTGTATCTTCCCTGACAAGACGACCTACCCCATAGATGAGACCATG ATCCACAATGGGCCGCCCCACAGCAGCAATTTTGGGTACTCGTATGCCAAGAGGATGATCGACGTGCAGAACAG GGCTTACTTCCAGCAGTACGGCTGCACCTTCACCGCTGTCATCCCCACCAACGTCTTTGGGCCCCACGACAACTTCAACATCGAGGATGGCCATGTGCTGCCTGGCCTCATCCACAAGGTGCACCTGGCCAAGA GCAGCAGCTCGGCCCTGACGGTGTGGGGTACCGGGAAGCCGCGGAGGCAGTTCATATACTCGCTG GACCTGGCCCAGCTCTTTATCTGGGTCCTACGGGAGTACAATGAAGTGGAGCCCATCATCCTCTCAG TGGGCGAGGAAGATGAGGTCTCCATCAAGGAGGCAGCCGAGGCGGTGGTGGAGGCCATGGACTTCCATGGGGAGGTCACC TTTGATACATCCAAGTCGGATGGGCAGTTTAAGAAGACAGCCAGTAACAGCAAGCTGAGGACCTACCTGCCTGACTTCCGGTTCACACCTTTCAAGCAGG CGGTGAAGGAGACCTGTGCTTGGTTCACTGACAACTACGAGCAGGCCCGGAAATGA